In the genome of Candidatus Nezhaarchaeota archaeon, the window CTCAGAAGCCTCTCCATGGACCTACGCCAGTCTACTAGGCTAGAACCCCACTCTGGGCTAAAGGGGCCGTGGACGTCCTGGGCAAATAGGAGCCTCTTGCCCTCGATATCTACGTACGCAGAAATGCTGCCCGGGGTATGGCCTGGGGTGTGGAGGATCACCACGTTAAGGGCGCCCAGCTTAACCTCCTCCTCCGGCCCGCTGATCTTAACGTCTACTGGGCACGGCTGATAGTCGACACTGTATACGTCGAGGGCTAGGCGCTTAGCGTCCCCAGTCTCAATGACAGGCGCGTCGAGCTCGTGGGCTATGACCGAGGAGCCCTGGTTCTGCCTAAACCTATGCATCGCCCCTACGTGGTCTACGTGAGCGTGAGTAGCGAGGGCCTTCTTTAGCCTGGAGGGATCGATGCCCGCCTCGAGCAGGTTGCTTAAAATAAGCGGGTAACTCGGCCCGAGCCCTGAGTCTATTAAGAGGGCTTGGTCTTCCGCGTCGATAACGTAGACGCAGCAGTCGTAAATAGAAGTTAACTCAGGCCCACCTACCATGTACACCCTGGGCCATATGAGCTTAAACAAGCCCACCGCCGCCGACAGGGTGGGATATGGCCACTACGTCTCCATGGCCAAGCGGGTCCTCTAAGCCCGCGGA includes:
- a CDS encoding MBL fold metallo-hydrolase; its protein translation is MFKLIWPRVYMVGGPELTSIYDCCVYVIDAEDQALLIDSGLGPSYPLILSNLLEAGIDPSRLKKALATHAHVDHVGAMHRFRQNQGSSVIAHELDAPVIETGDAKRLALDVYSVDYQPCPVDVKISGPEEEVKLGALNVVILHTPGHTPGSISAYVDIEGKRLLFAQDVHGPFSPEWGSSLVDWRRSMERLLSVDADVLLEGHFGVVEPAEVVRRFIEDLLSIT